The genomic window CTCGTCGTCGGATGCCGGGAACAGGTAGACCTTGCCCGGCCGATCCGGCGTCCAGTCCGGATCGTCCCAGGCCAGCATCTTGCCGGGGTTGAGCAGGCCCAGCGGGTCGGCCTGCCGCTTGAAGGCGAGCTGCGCGGCATCCACCTGCTTCATGCCGCCTTCCTCCAGCGTGAAGGCGTGCGGGTTGAAGATGGGCGCGCCGGAATCCTCATGGATGCGGATGATCTCGGCGAGGCGCTCCTCCGTCGTGAAGCGCACCAGTTGCAGCCCGAAGCAGCACACCTTCCCGCCGAGCCGCACGTATTCGAGGTGGATGGGCACCTCGTCGCCGAACTCGCGTTCCATCCGCGCGATCAGCGCCAGGTGATCCGGCGCGGGGAACAGCGTCTGGAGGTAGGTGATGGAACGGTCCACCTTCAGCGCCTGGAGCGTGGTGTGGTTCCAGGTGAACTCATAGGCGGGGATGGGCGCGTCCTCAGTGCGGAGGCGCGCCACCTCGCGGCCGCGATGCCGTGCCAGCAGTGGCGCCAGCGCGTCGAGATAGGGCGGCGCCACCATGGCCAGCACCACCGCCTCGGTGTCGCCCAATGCCGGGAAGCCCTTGAAATATTGCTGCGCGATGGGCGCGGCCAGCACACAGACCAGCTTCTTCACCACGCCGTCCATGGCGGTCAGCGCATCGCCGAAGCGCGCCGCGTCCATCAGCGAGGGAAAGGCCAGCGTCAGGTCCAGCCAATCCTCGGCGGGGGCCAGCGGCATCTCCACCTCGGTGATGATGCCCGTCGTGCCATAGGCGTGGTTGGCGAGATCGAGATCGGCCCCGCGCAGTTCCAGCACCCGCGGCGTCGCTTCCATGGTCACCATGCGCAGCCCCAGCACATTGCCCGGCTCGCGCAGGATGCCCCAGGTGCAGGAGCCGATGCCGGAAGACCCGCCGCCGATGAAGCCGCCGATGGTGGCGGTGCGCTTGGTGGAG from Roseococcus microcysteis includes these protein-coding regions:
- a CDS encoding FAD-binding oxidoreductase encodes the protein MTHDITGLMAALPGLDWITDPALVRQKSRDFFWYSPVLKRQLNGARADVVAVPRNEEEVIRLLAECHARRIPVTTRGAGTGNYGQAMPLLGGVVLDMSAMDAVLWAKPGLVRAQAGAKIIDMDRHTRAAVGGELRFHPSTKRTATIGGFIGGGSSGIGSCTWGILREPGNVLGLRMVTMEATPRVLELRGADLDLANHAYGTTGIITEVEMPLAPAEDWLDLTLAFPSLMDAARFGDALTAMDGVVKKLVCVLAAPIAQQYFKGFPALGDTEAVVLAMVAPPYLDALAPLLARHRGREVARLRTEDAPIPAYEFTWNHTTLQALKVDRSITYLQTLFPAPDHLALIARMEREFGDEVPIHLEYVRLGGKVCCFGLQLVRFTTEERLAEIIRIHEDSGAPIFNPHAFTLEEGGMKQVDAAQLAFKRQADPLGLLNPGKMLAWDDPDWTPDRPGKVYLFPASDDEAE